One segment of Paenibacillus rhizovicinus DNA contains the following:
- a CDS encoding phytanoyl-CoA dioxygenase family protein produces the protein MRLTTEQIISYQTEGYLIVPDVLSANDLQPVIDELEREIDDRARRLYAEGKLKALYEEEPFEKRYASLYRDCREIGKRLDIQDYLGEAMFRHLGSEKLLDVVECLLGSELSCNPIQHLRAKMPSKYTGDEPDYFQNVPWHQDCAVTTPDSGASEIITFWMPLVDATAETGCMEVMPRVFKQGYLNHRAEGGTMIDPDKLPEVNPVLASCTKGSLVIMNKYTPHRGIGNRSDIVRWSIDLRYHKTGANSGRSFQPSFPVRSVSDPASVLTDPEEWRHLWRSVKEEKGRKLHRV, from the coding sequence ATGCGATTAACGACGGAACAAATCATTTCGTATCAAACGGAAGGGTACCTGATCGTGCCGGACGTGCTGAGCGCCAATGATTTGCAGCCGGTCATCGACGAACTGGAACGGGAGATCGACGATCGGGCTCGCAGGCTTTACGCAGAAGGCAAGTTGAAAGCGCTTTACGAGGAGGAGCCGTTCGAGAAACGGTATGCGAGCTTGTATCGGGATTGCCGGGAAATCGGCAAACGGCTCGATATTCAAGATTATTTGGGCGAAGCGATGTTCCGCCATCTGGGCAGCGAGAAGCTGCTCGACGTGGTGGAATGCCTGCTGGGCAGCGAGCTGAGCTGCAATCCGATCCAGCATTTGCGCGCGAAGATGCCGTCCAAGTACACGGGCGACGAGCCGGACTATTTTCAAAACGTGCCTTGGCATCAGGACTGCGCCGTAACGACGCCGGATTCCGGGGCATCCGAAATCATTACGTTCTGGATGCCGCTTGTCGATGCGACGGCGGAAACCGGCTGCATGGAAGTGATGCCGCGCGTGTTCAAGCAAGGCTACTTGAACCACCGGGCGGAAGGCGGGACGATGATCGATCCCGATAAGCTTCCGGAAGTGAATCCCGTGCTTGCGTCATGCACGAAAGGCAGCCTGGTCATCATGAACAAATATACGCCGCATCGCGGCATCGGCAACCGATCGGACATCGTGCGCTGGTCCATCGACTTGCGCTATCACAAGACGGGCGCGAATTCCGGCCGTTCGTTCCAGCCGTCCTTTCCCGTTCGCAGCGTCTCGGATCCGGCCAGCGTGCTGACCGATCCCGAAGAATGGCGGCATCTGTGGCGGTCGGTCAAGGAAGAGAAGGGGCGGAAGCTGCACCGCGTGTAA
- a CDS encoding molybdopterin-containing oxidoreductase family protein, which translates to MSSYIEQADGVFPSVCSLDCPDQCGLLVHKQDGVIVKIEGDPSHPVTQGAICNKVRNMTARIYDEKRLQYPLKRVGPKGSGQFQRISWEEAVQTIASRWKTLIAAEGPEAILPYSFYGNMGRINTEGMGRRFFNRMNASKLIYSICEAAGSVGYGYTMGGSFGVDPEDTVHAKLIIMWGVNAVSTNMHQVTLAEKARKNGAKVVVIDVHRNRTAKWADWFVPVNPGTDAALALGLMHVLFAENMVDEAFMEQYTIGHTELREHVKAYTPEAVASITGVPAEDIVTLARMYGECDGAAFIRIGNGPQHHDNGGMTTRTIACLPGLTGQWLKKGGGAIKGNGGHLAMNRIALEQPSLKPKEWNRPRDINMNLIGSALLELEQPIYSLYVYNANPAVVAPHAGKVREGLAREDLFTVVHELFMTETAKYADIVLPATSAFENTDVYSSYWHHFIQIQEPVVAPYGESKSNTEVFRLLAQAMGYEDEALRDSDLAMIDQALNNPNNPNLAGITGALLQEKQFVKANVKPILPGKLRTPSGRIELYSAAMERQGFPPLPTYIPLPDDGPYPFLFIPTVNHNFLNSTFAHNEKHAAMEKMPKLYMNAADAAGLGIQQGDAVKVWNDRGECELTAVVGEDVLPGVVVSQGLWADGADSKAVVNALTPDRVADMGQGATFFSGRVDVARV; encoded by the coding sequence ATGAGCAGCTATATCGAACAGGCGGACGGCGTTTTTCCATCCGTTTGCTCTTTGGATTGTCCCGATCAGTGCGGACTTCTCGTTCATAAGCAAGACGGCGTTATCGTCAAAATCGAAGGCGATCCTTCGCACCCCGTCACGCAAGGGGCGATTTGCAATAAAGTACGGAACATGACGGCCCGAATCTACGACGAGAAGCGGCTGCAATATCCGCTTAAGCGGGTCGGGCCGAAGGGGAGCGGCCAATTCCAACGAATCAGCTGGGAAGAAGCCGTTCAAACGATCGCTTCCCGCTGGAAGACGCTGATCGCAGCGGAAGGACCGGAGGCGATTCTTCCGTACAGCTTCTACGGTAACATGGGCCGCATTAATACGGAGGGCATGGGACGGCGGTTCTTCAACCGGATGAATGCCAGCAAGTTAATCTATTCGATCTGCGAGGCGGCAGGTTCTGTCGGTTACGGCTACACGATGGGCGGCAGCTTCGGAGTCGATCCCGAAGACACGGTTCATGCGAAGCTCATCATCATGTGGGGCGTGAACGCGGTCAGCACGAACATGCATCAGGTCACGCTTGCGGAGAAAGCGCGCAAGAACGGCGCGAAGGTCGTCGTCATCGACGTGCACCGCAATCGGACGGCCAAATGGGCGGATTGGTTCGTTCCGGTCAACCCGGGCACGGACGCAGCGCTCGCGCTTGGTCTCATGCATGTTCTGTTCGCCGAGAACATGGTAGACGAGGCGTTCATGGAACAATACACGATCGGTCATACGGAGCTGCGTGAGCATGTCAAAGCCTACACGCCGGAGGCCGTGGCCTCGATTACGGGCGTACCCGCCGAAGATATCGTCACGCTTGCCCGCATGTACGGGGAGTGTGATGGAGCCGCGTTCATCCGGATCGGCAACGGACCGCAGCATCACGATAACGGCGGGATGACGACGAGGACGATTGCCTGCCTGCCGGGACTCACGGGCCAGTGGTTGAAGAAAGGCGGCGGCGCGATCAAAGGGAACGGCGGACATTTGGCAATGAACCGGATCGCCTTGGAGCAGCCGAGTCTGAAGCCGAAGGAATGGAATCGCCCGCGCGACATCAATATGAATCTGATCGGCAGCGCGCTGCTTGAATTGGAGCAGCCGATCTATTCGCTCTATGTCTATAATGCGAACCCTGCCGTCGTCGCGCCGCATGCGGGCAAAGTGAGAGAGGGGCTGGCCCGCGAGGATTTGTTCACCGTGGTGCATGAGCTCTTCATGACGGAGACGGCCAAGTATGCGGATATCGTGCTCCCGGCTACGTCCGCCTTCGAGAACACGGACGTCTACTCGTCGTACTGGCATCATTTTATTCAAATCCAAGAACCGGTTGTCGCGCCGTATGGCGAAAGCAAATCGAACACCGAGGTGTTCCGGCTGCTGGCCCAGGCGATGGGGTACGAGGATGAAGCGCTGCGGGACAGCGATCTCGCCATGATCGATCAGGCGTTGAACAATCCGAACAACCCCAATCTGGCGGGCATTACCGGCGCGCTGCTGCAGGAGAAGCAGTTCGTCAAAGCGAACGTCAAGCCGATCCTGCCGGGCAAGCTTCGCACGCCGAGCGGACGTATCGAGCTGTATTCCGCCGCCATGGAACGGCAAGGCTTCCCGCCGCTGCCGACCTACATTCCGCTGCCGGACGACGGACCGTATCCGTTCCTGTTCATACCGACGGTGAATCACAATTTCCTTAATTCCACCTTCGCCCACAACGAGAAACACGCCGCGATGGAGAAAATGCCGAAGCTGTACATGAACGCCGCCGACGCAGCCGGGCTTGGCATCCAGCAAGGCGATGCGGTGAAAGTGTGGAACGATCGCGGAGAGTGCGAATTAACGGCCGTCGTCGGCGAAGACGTGCTGCCTGGCGTCGTCGTCAGCCAAGGCTTATGGGCCGACGGCGCGGACAGCAAGGCCGTCGTTAACGCGCTTACCCCCGATCGCGTAGCGGACATGGGGCAGGGGGCAACGTTCTTCTCGGGCCGCGTTGACGTGGCGCGGGTTTAG
- a CDS encoding alpha/beta fold hydrolase, whose translation MDNQQTYTTDYVTSKDGTKIGYRRQGRGPGLVILHGGMQAAQNFTGLAAELANEFTLYIPDRRGRGLSGPCGENYGLQKECEDLEALLVKTGACYVFGLSSGAVIALYGTLHLPAIRKAALYEPPFEAGPVLNTFIQRYEREIADGKIASALITVLKGLSLSPLLNAIPRFLLQPLFNLSMLRDGKGKQDDVPLKALVPTFHYDNVLVQETEGTLASYANVRTKILLMGGGKSPAFLISVLRKLAEVLPRARSIDFPSLDHSGPDDGGKPAMVAAQLRRFFHESD comes from the coding sequence ATGGATAACCAACAAACGTATACGACCGATTACGTCACATCGAAAGACGGGACAAAGATCGGCTACCGACGGCAAGGACGCGGTCCGGGCCTTGTCATCTTGCATGGCGGCATGCAAGCCGCTCAGAACTTTACGGGACTCGCAGCGGAGCTTGCGAACGAATTCACGCTCTATATCCCCGACCGGCGCGGACGCGGTTTAAGCGGTCCGTGCGGCGAGAACTACGGCCTGCAGAAGGAATGCGAAGATCTTGAAGCGCTGCTCGTCAAGACCGGGGCGTGTTATGTATTCGGACTGAGCTCTGGAGCGGTCATCGCCCTGTACGGGACGCTCCACCTGCCGGCGATCCGGAAAGCGGCGCTCTACGAGCCTCCCTTCGAGGCAGGCCCGGTCTTAAATACGTTTATTCAGCGCTATGAACGCGAAATAGCCGATGGCAAAATCGCTTCGGCTCTCATTACGGTCCTTAAAGGTCTTAGCCTGTCTCCCCTGTTGAACGCGATACCCCGCTTCCTGCTGCAGCCGCTGTTTAACCTCTCCATGCTTCGCGACGGCAAGGGCAAGCAGGACGACGTGCCGCTGAAGGCGCTCGTTCCAACGTTTCATTATGACAATGTGCTGGTACAAGAAACGGAAGGGACGCTAGCGTCGTATGCGAATGTTCGGACCAAAATATTATTGATGGGCGGAGGCAAGAGTCCGGCCTTCTTAATCAGCGTGCTCCGCAAGCTGGCCGAAGTCCTGCCCCGCGCCCGGTCGATCGATTTCCCCAGCCTGGATCATTCCGGCCCCGATGATGGCGGAAAACCGGCAATGGTCGCCGCCCAACTGCGTCGTTTCTTCCATGAGTCCGATTGA
- a CDS encoding Gfo/Idh/MocA family protein, producing the protein MAIRIGIIGAGNIGSVHAKHFSQLGDLCEITAITDVYLPMAEQRAAEYGIPAVLESPEALIQSPNVDAVIVGVPNQFHAELAIQAIEAGKHVLLEKPMGINAAAAKQILKASQKSDRVVMVGHQMRWESVPMQIKEQIDRGELGKIYTAKTGWFRRKGIPGWGTWFTRMDQSGGGPLIDIGVHMLDLALYLMGNPKPVSVFGSTYAEFGPKRKGIGTWGKPNWDGIYDVEDLATAMIKMEDGSTLTLEVSWAVHMDTDNTPFVHLMGTEGGASYRGATGKLLTEKFDKPMETALSRPENDENERLRLSRHFLDCIKTGKQPITSALTGFTNNLVLDAIYESSRTGHEVILDWNL; encoded by the coding sequence ATGGCAATTCGGATCGGTATCATCGGCGCGGGCAATATTGGAAGCGTTCACGCGAAGCATTTTTCACAGCTGGGCGACCTTTGTGAAATTACGGCGATTACAGACGTTTATCTCCCGATGGCGGAGCAGCGCGCGGCCGAGTATGGCATTCCAGCCGTGCTTGAATCGCCTGAGGCGCTTATTCAAAGTCCGAACGTAGACGCGGTTATCGTCGGCGTACCGAATCAATTCCACGCGGAGCTGGCTATTCAAGCCATCGAGGCAGGCAAGCATGTGCTGCTGGAGAAGCCGATGGGCATCAACGCGGCAGCGGCCAAGCAAATTCTGAAAGCGAGCCAGAAGTCCGATCGCGTAGTCATGGTCGGTCATCAAATGCGCTGGGAATCCGTGCCGATGCAAATCAAAGAACAGATCGACCGGGGCGAGCTCGGTAAAATTTATACAGCCAAGACAGGCTGGTTCCGCCGCAAAGGCATTCCGGGCTGGGGCACGTGGTTTACGCGCATGGATCAATCCGGCGGCGGCCCGCTGATCGATATCGGCGTACATATGCTGGACTTGGCCCTCTACCTGATGGGCAATCCGAAACCGGTATCGGTCTTCGGTTCCACCTATGCGGAATTCGGTCCGAAGCGCAAAGGCATCGGCACGTGGGGCAAGCCGAATTGGGACGGCATTTACGATGTCGAGGATCTGGCGACGGCGATGATCAAAATGGAAGACGGCAGCACGCTGACGCTTGAAGTGAGCTGGGCCGTCCACATGGATACGGACAATACGCCGTTCGTGCATCTCATGGGCACGGAAGGCGGCGCCAGCTACCGCGGCGCGACTGGCAAGCTGCTGACGGAGAAGTTCGACAAGCCGATGGAAACGGCGTTGTCGCGTCCGGAGAACGACGAGAACGAGCGTCTGCGCTTAAGCCGTCATTTCCTGGATTGCATCAAGACGGGCAAGCAGCCGATCACCTCGGCGCTTACTGGCTTTACGAACAATTTGGTGCTGGATGCGATTTATGAATCGTCCCGTACCGGCCATGAAGTGATATTGGATTGGAACTTGTAA
- a CDS encoding AraC family transcriptional regulator codes for MTHFPDYLKTYPNVDTTFPFHIGIHSLGRGFRAHRHDFLELSYVIEGRGSEVVNNVRHEMVPGTFTFVQPYQVHELFTEPGSTLLLYNCMFSMDLLMDAGGHGDGLAELIEPSSLPPYTTFTGGMAERTRFLIDDMMREYEGSEPWRLTLLQARLKELLVCFDRERRKHLPAEAAPAHAAKPHASVWPIIHHIHRNYQEDVTLTQLSDRFGMSASRISEVIKEKTGQTFVHFLQDLRLRHASSLLISTDFSVVEVALEVGFGSYKTFAKIFRERKGMAPLAYRKAKRPV; via the coding sequence ATGACCCATTTTCCCGACTATTTGAAGACGTATCCGAACGTCGATACGACGTTCCCCTTTCATATCGGCATTCATTCGCTGGGCCGCGGCTTCCGGGCGCATCGGCATGACTTTCTGGAGCTGTCCTACGTGATCGAAGGCCGCGGCTCCGAGGTCGTCAACAATGTCAGGCACGAAATGGTGCCGGGCACGTTCACGTTCGTGCAGCCCTATCAGGTCCACGAGTTGTTCACGGAACCGGGCAGCACCCTGCTGCTGTACAACTGCATGTTCAGCATGGATCTGCTCATGGACGCCGGCGGCCATGGCGACGGATTGGCGGAGCTGATCGAACCGAGCTCGCTCCCGCCCTACACGACGTTTACCGGCGGCATGGCGGAACGGACCCGCTTCCTCATCGACGATATGATGCGGGAGTACGAGGGCAGCGAGCCCTGGCGGCTGACCCTGCTGCAAGCCCGATTGAAGGAACTGCTGGTTTGCTTTGACCGCGAACGCAGGAAGCATCTGCCCGCAGAAGCGGCCCCGGCGCACGCAGCAAAGCCGCACGCTTCCGTCTGGCCGATCATCCACCATATCCATCGCAATTATCAGGAAGACGTCACGCTTACGCAGCTGTCGGATCGATTCGGCATGAGCGCGTCGCGGATCAGCGAAGTGATCAAAGAAAAGACCGGGCAGACGTTCGTCCATTTCCTGCAGGATCTTCGGCTGCGGCATGCCAGCTCGCTTCTGATCTCCACGGACTTCAGCGTCGTGGAAGTCGCGCTCGAGGTCGGGTTCGGCTCTTACAAAACGTTCGCCAAAATCTTCCGGGAACGCAAGGGCATGGCGCCCCTGGCCTATCGCAAAGCGAAAAGACCTGTCTGA
- a CDS encoding nitroreductase family protein, with amino-acid sequence MNVIEAIRTRRSIGKVTQEPVAKEMIEQILEAGTWAPNHRLTEPWQFFVMSGEGRNKLGQALAAIATSQAGEDADAAVLETKAADAMSKARRSPVVIGVAVVPVERRDVIELEEYGAVFAAIQNMLLTVNELGLGAVWRTGEPCFHPLMNEAFGLRPQDKMLGFIYLGVPDMTPTQGKRSAAASKTTWIEA; translated from the coding sequence ATGAACGTTATCGAAGCGATTCGTACAAGACGGAGCATCGGCAAAGTCACGCAGGAGCCGGTTGCCAAAGAAATGATCGAACAGATTTTGGAAGCGGGCACATGGGCTCCGAATCACCGTTTGACCGAGCCTTGGCAGTTTTTCGTTATGAGCGGCGAGGGCCGCAATAAGCTGGGCCAAGCGCTTGCGGCGATCGCAACGAGCCAGGCAGGCGAAGACGCGGATGCGGCCGTGCTGGAAACGAAAGCAGCCGACGCCATGTCGAAGGCTCGTCGTTCGCCGGTCGTGATCGGAGTTGCCGTCGTTCCGGTGGAACGGCGCGACGTCATTGAGCTGGAAGAATACGGCGCCGTATTCGCGGCCATTCAAAATATGCTGTTGACCGTCAACGAGCTTGGACTCGGCGCGGTGTGGAGAACCGGCGAGCCATGCTTCCACCCGCTTATGAACGAGGCGTTCGGACTGCGTCCCCAAGATAAGATGCTGGGCTTTATCTACCTCGGCGTTCCGGACATGACGCCGACGCAAGGCAAGCGTTCGGCAGCCGCAAGCAAAACAACTTGGATCGAGGCTTAA
- a CDS encoding sugar phosphate isomerase/epimerase family protein produces the protein MLKGLSRAGLGEIGSDERFIALAAEYGFQTVDIDAKGLIDRNGLEGARKLLADNGVTIGSIGLSVEWRASEEKFRDGLAKLAEDAAAAAALGCRNCCTYILPATDYKAAHFTVLATRRLRTCAQILGAYGIRLGLEFVGPHHLRTAWANPFLWTMHETLDWIDAIGEPNVGLLFDAYHWYTNGHTLADIEALTPDQIVHVHINDAPNVAVEDVLDNGRIYPGEGVIDLAGFLKALNAIGYRGSVTQEILSKEAPAADAATLLARSKAGYDKVYQAAGLV, from the coding sequence ATGCTTAAAGGACTTTCCCGCGCCGGACTCGGCGAAATCGGAAGCGACGAGCGTTTCATCGCGCTTGCTGCCGAATACGGCTTTCAAACGGTTGACATCGATGCCAAAGGACTAATCGACCGCAACGGCCTCGAAGGCGCACGCAAGCTGCTCGCCGATAACGGCGTCACGATCGGCTCCATCGGCTTGTCCGTGGAATGGCGCGCATCGGAAGAGAAATTCCGCGACGGCCTGGCGAAGCTGGCCGAAGATGCCGCGGCCGCAGCCGCGCTTGGATGCCGCAACTGCTGCACGTACATCCTGCCGGCCACGGATTACAAAGCGGCCCATTTCACGGTGCTCGCAACGCGCAGACTGCGCACTTGCGCGCAAATCCTCGGCGCATACGGCATTCGTCTCGGCTTGGAATTCGTCGGCCCGCATCACCTGCGCACGGCATGGGCGAATCCGTTCCTATGGACGATGCACGAAACGCTGGACTGGATCGACGCGATCGGCGAGCCGAACGTCGGCCTGCTGTTCGATGCTTACCACTGGTACACGAACGGCCATACGCTGGCGGACATCGAAGCGCTGACGCCGGATCAAATCGTACACGTGCATATCAACGATGCGCCGAACGTGGCAGTCGAAGACGTCCTCGACAATGGACGCATCTATCCGGGCGAAGGCGTGATCGATCTTGCGGGTTTCCTGAAAGCGCTGAACGCGATCGGGTACAGAGGCTCCGTCACGCAGGAGATCTTGTCGAAGGAAGCGCCTGCGGCAGATGCCGCAACGCTGCTGGCTCGTTCCAAAGCGGGATACGATAAGGTATACCAGGCAGCCGGCTTGGTTTAA
- a CDS encoding TetR/AcrR family transcriptional regulator, whose translation MAQLSRKEQASATREKLLITAKNLFAEMGYHGTPVRAITRQIQKGDGILYHYFPGGKQEIMSVLLRESFEHRVQEIKQLTNETIEHLPLRDALLVILGKINELFLDDLDLMRILFRENELFDLEEAKQLSVLMSEQVESIAEFLRRRHARGEIRFMNFTFAARQLLSIWMQHSFSCIVGIKVVTAPDVSAYLEEMVDFTVSLWQA comes from the coding sequence ATGGCGCAGCTCAGTCGAAAAGAACAAGCATCGGCAACGAGAGAGAAACTACTAATAACGGCTAAAAATCTTTTCGCTGAGATGGGTTATCACGGTACTCCGGTTCGTGCGATCACGAGACAGATTCAGAAGGGCGATGGCATTCTCTATCATTATTTTCCCGGCGGCAAGCAGGAAATCATGTCTGTTCTGCTAAGGGAAAGTTTTGAGCATCGCGTCCAGGAAATCAAACAGCTGACGAACGAGACGATCGAGCATCTCCCGCTTCGGGACGCCCTGCTCGTCATATTGGGCAAGATCAACGAGCTGTTCCTCGACGATCTCGACCTGATGCGGATATTGTTCCGCGAGAACGAGCTGTTTGATCTGGAAGAAGCGAAGCAGTTGTCCGTCTTAATGTCCGAGCAGGTGGAGTCGATTGCAGAATTCCTGCGGCGCAGGCACGCAAGAGGCGAGATTCGGTTCATGAATTTCACGTTTGCCGCCCGCCAGCTGCTGTCGATATGGATGCAGCATTCGTTTAGCTGCATTGTCGGCATCAAAGTGGTCACGGCACCCGACGTGTCCGCTTATTTGGAAGAAATGGTCGATTTCACGGTAAGTCTCTGGCAGGCGTGA
- a CDS encoding aldo/keto reductase has product MRYRTIPGTDLNAAVIVMGTAGFGGSMTEEAAYRLFDMYVERGGNFIDTALVYDDWLNQGRSLTEIRLGKWLKARGNRSKLLIATKGAHPELSTMQISRIGREDIIADVERSLLQLQTDYIDLYWLHRDDPSKPVSGIMDTLGELVKAGKIRSIGCSNWTVERIREANAYASAHGRTPFVASQPLWNFAVLNPGSIGDPTLVVMSEADKRYYEETGMAVIPFSSQANGFFSGRYARGREAGIQGSAAAVSRQYFNEASFDRLDRVQALAAELGAASSAVALAYLTSHPFPVYPIIGATKPEYMRESCAAGDLTLTPEQMRFLETGER; this is encoded by the coding sequence ATGAGATATCGAACTATACCGGGAACCGATTTGAACGCGGCCGTCATCGTTATGGGGACGGCCGGGTTCGGCGGCAGCATGACGGAAGAGGCCGCTTATCGACTGTTTGACATGTATGTGGAACGGGGAGGCAATTTCATCGATACGGCGCTCGTCTACGACGACTGGCTGAACCAAGGCCGCAGCCTGACGGAAATCAGGCTCGGCAAATGGCTGAAGGCGCGCGGCAATCGCTCGAAGCTCCTCATCGCGACCAAAGGCGCGCATCCCGAGCTGTCGACGATGCAGATCAGCAGAATCGGCCGGGAAGATATAATCGCGGACGTCGAGCGGAGCCTGCTTCAGCTTCAGACCGATTACATTGATTTGTACTGGCTGCATCGGGACGATCCATCAAAGCCCGTATCGGGCATTATGGATACGCTGGGCGAGCTGGTCAAGGCCGGTAAAATCCGCAGCATCGGCTGCTCCAACTGGACGGTCGAGCGGATTCGGGAAGCGAACGCGTACGCGAGCGCGCATGGACGCACGCCGTTCGTTGCCAGCCAGCCGCTCTGGAACTTTGCCGTCCTTAATCCCGGCTCCATCGGGGATCCGACGCTCGTCGTAATGTCGGAGGCGGACAAGCGTTATTACGAAGAGACGGGAATGGCCGTCATTCCGTTCTCATCGCAGGCAAACGGCTTCTTCAGCGGCCGGTACGCGCGCGGACGCGAAGCAGGTATTCAGGGCAGCGCCGCGGCAGTCTCGCGGCAGTATTTCAACGAAGCCAGTTTTGACCGGCTGGACCGCGTGCAGGCGCTTGCCGCCGAACTTGGCGCAGCGAGCTCCGCGGTCGCGCTGGCGTATCTAACGTCGCACCCGTTCCCGGTCTATCCGATCATCGGGGCGACGAAGCCGGAATACATGCGCGAAAGCTGCGCGGCGGGCGATTTAACGCTCACGCCGGAGCAAATGCGATTCCTGGAAACAGGCGAGCGGTAA
- a CDS encoding LTA synthase family protein — protein MFWSKLLSRRFLLFTLLLLIKGSLVMFVVFDIGFSWETIITELPFIWIVFCCIELFASKRKMLYYLISDLLITLLYFTVVMYYKYYGVIVTYHALHQADKVTKVGESTYSLLDPYYLLFFIDIIIIAVIAFWPKKKSYYPHATNRLPRPVRKATLYTVIIASLALCVFNIWPNRASMNENKQAEDMGILNYEVFTLLNDSTEKDEIVPMDQITQAKIDELKGIQTSGTPSNFGAAKGKNLIILQMESYQDFLIGLKIDGQEVTPNMNKLVQETFHYDRFYTSAGQGTTSDAEYVVNTSLYVPHHEAATDSYVDKALPSLPKLMHANGYDTATFHTNEVHFWNRNNLYSAIGWDKYYDQKFYGDEDHIAFGASDEVLYSKTLPELQRMDQADKPFYAQVISMSAHHPYNIPTSKYKMTLPDKMEGTLLGNYIHAQNYADYALGQFIQGLKDTGLWDDSVIVMYGDHQGLPIYSLSGDEKDMLKDMLGHEYGYPDMFRIPLILSVPGVTYPATQHDVGGQIDILPTVANVLGVSTANQIHFGEDLLNTTSNILPMRHFLPTGSFINDENVFLPGKGYSDGTNFPLPGETNPAKATEDQYNRALELLNLSDSFVSHLPLKEGGDVE, from the coding sequence ATGTTTTGGTCAAAATTATTAAGCCGGCGTTTTCTGTTGTTTACGCTGCTGCTGCTCATCAAAGGCAGTCTTGTCATGTTCGTCGTATTCGATATCGGATTCTCGTGGGAAACCATCATAACGGAATTGCCGTTCATATGGATCGTGTTCTGCTGCATCGAGCTGTTCGCGAGCAAACGAAAAATGCTTTATTACTTAATCTCTGACTTATTGATTACGCTGCTCTATTTTACAGTCGTCATGTATTACAAATACTATGGCGTTATCGTTACGTACCATGCGCTTCATCAAGCCGACAAAGTCACGAAGGTCGGAGAGAGCACTTATTCACTCTTAGATCCTTATTATCTGCTGTTCTTCATCGATATCATTATTATTGCCGTTATCGCATTCTGGCCGAAGAAGAAGTCTTATTATCCGCACGCTACGAACAGATTGCCGCGCCCTGTGCGCAAAGCGACGCTGTATACCGTCATTATCGCATCGCTGGCGCTCTGCGTGTTCAACATCTGGCCGAACCGGGCAAGCATGAACGAGAACAAGCAAGCGGAAGACATGGGTATTCTCAACTACGAGGTATTCACGCTGCTTAACGATTCCACGGAGAAAGACGAGATCGTTCCGATGGATCAAATTACGCAGGCGAAGATCGATGAGCTGAAAGGGATTCAAACATCGGGCACGCCGAGTAATTTCGGAGCCGCCAAAGGCAAAAACCTTATTATCCTGCAAATGGAATCGTACCAGGATTTTCTAATCGGATTGAAAATCGACGGCCAGGAAGTTACGCCGAATATGAATAAATTAGTGCAAGAAACGTTCCACTACGACCGTTTCTATACGAGCGCGGGCCAAGGCACCACATCCGACGCCGAATACGTCGTCAATACATCGCTCTACGTGCCGCATCATGAAGCGGCTACGGACAGCTATGTCGATAAAGCTTTGCCGAGCTTGCCGAAATTGATGCACGCGAACGGTTACGATACGGCGACGTTCCATACGAACGAAGTGCATTTCTGGAACCGGAACAACCTGTATTCCGCGATCGGCTGGGATAAGTATTACGATCAGAAGTTCTACGGCGACGAGGACCATATCGCGTTCGGCGCTTCCGACGAAGTGCTCTACTCGAAGACCCTGCCGGAGCTGCAGCGTATGGACCAGGCCGACAAGCCGTTCTATGCGCAAGTCATTTCGATGAGCGCGCATCATCCGTACAACATTCCGACGTCCAAGTATAAAATGACGCTGCCGGACAAAATGGAAGGCACGCTGCTCGGCAACTACATCCATGCGCAGAATTACGCGGATTACGCGCTGGGTCAATTCATTCAAGGTTTGAAAGATACGGGCCTGTGGGACGACAGCGTCATTGTTATGTATGGTGACCATCAAGGGCTTCCGATATACTCGCTGAGCGGCGACGAGAAAGATATGTTGAAAGACATGCTCGGTCATGAGTACGGCTATCCGGACATGTTCCGCATTCCGCTTATTCTGAGCGTGCCTGGCGTGACGTATCCAGCCACGCAGCACGACGTCGGCGGTCAAATCGATATTTTGCCGACGGTGGCGAATGTACTCGGCGTTTCGACGGCGAACCAAATTCACTTCGGCGAAGATTTGCTCAATACAACGTCCAATATCCTGCCGATGCGGCACTTCCTGCCAACCGGCTCGTTCATCAATGACGAGAACGTGTTCCTGCCGGGCAAAGGCTACTCCGACGGTACGAACTTCCCGCTCCCTGGCGAGACGAACCCGGCGAAGGCCACGGAAGACCAGTACAATCGCGCATTGGAATTGCTGAATCTGTCGGACAGCTTCGTGTCGCATCTTCCGCTTAAAGAAGGCGGCGACGTAGAATAA